A stretch of DNA from Rheinheimera sp. MMS21-TC3:
TTTTAATCGCGACTGCAGGTGTATTTGTATTATTTCTTGCCGGCATGAGTTGGCGCTTAATTGCCTTAGTCTCCTTTGCTATAGCCGCCTTTGCGCCAGTATTGTGGCTTTTTTTAATGCGTGACTATCAACGGCAACGGGTATTAACTTTTCTCAATCCAGAAAGTGATCCTCTTGGATCTGGCTACCATATTATTCAATCTAAAATAGCCATTGGTTCTGGGGGCTTAGAAGGTAAAGGTTGGCTACATGGCACCCAATCACAACTAGAGTTTTTACCTGAACGCCATACTGACTTTATTTTTTCAGTGCTCAGTGAAGAGTTTGGTTTAATTGGTGTGCTACTTTTATTATGTATTTATTTATTTATTATTGCTCGCTGCATGATTATTGCCAGTCGCGCTCAAGATAGCTATGGCAAATTAGTAGCCGGCAGCTTTACTTTAACGTTTTTTGTTTATGTCTTTGTTAATATAGGTATGGTATCCGGTTTACTGCCTGTAGTAGGCGTTCCCCTCCCTTTAGTCAGTTATGGTGGTACTTCAATGGTGACACTGTTAGCTGCTTTTGGCATTATTATGTCAGTCGGAACCCATAGGCGAATGTTGGCAACCTTATAATGAATGTAAAAATGAACAGATTTATTTGCTTACTAATTTTAGGGCTAATAACAGCTTGTAGTAGCCAACCAACCCCCTCCGATCAGACTAGCCCTAATGCTGGTCGTTATCAGCAGGATACGGATAGTATACCGCAGCGCTTACCTACCTATTTAGAAATGACCGACCCTAGCCCAAAAACTGAGCGTCTTAGCCGTGGTGGCAACAAACCCTATCAATTATTTGGCCAACATTACACGCCTTTAATTAATGCCTTAGAACACGAAGAGGTAGGTATAGCATCCTGGTATGGCAATAAGTTTCATGGCCATTTAACCTCTAATGGTGAAACCTATAATATGTTTGCAATGACAGCAGCCCATAAGACTTTACCACTACCTTCTTATGTTAGAGTAACCAATTTAGATAATATGAAGTCTGCTATTGTTCGAGTTAATGATCGCGGTCCTTTCCATCGAAACAGAATAATAGACTTATCCTACTCTGCTGCGCATAAGCTTGATATGCTAAAGCAGGGTACAGCAAGAGTTCAGCTAGAATTATTACAATCGCCAGCCATGCTTGCTGCAGCCTATCCAGCTGAACAATGCTTTATTCAAGTCTTTGCCAGTGGTGACAATAAAAAGCTTACAACATTACAGCAACAGCTTAAGCAACAACAACTGCCCAGCGAAATTCGTTCTGCAGCAGGAATTTATCGCTTATTAGTTGGTCCAACAACGGACAAGCAACAAGCTCAGCAATGGCTGCAATATTTGCGTCGCAATGAATACCCAAGCGCCTATTTTTCAGATAGTCATTTGTGTAGCTAACTATGCGAACTACATTCACTTATTATTAAAAGAACAGGTCTTATGAATAGTTATCATCATCTTTTTACTGCCGCAGCCATTTCCATGGCAACTATCAGCGTGAGCTTGCCCGTTTTAGCGCAATCAATCACCCCTCAAGCACCAGAAGTGGCTGCAAAAGGTCATATTTTGATTGATTTTGATACCCAAAAAGTGCTGTCAGAATCTAATGCAGATGCCTCTTTAGCACCAGCTAGTTTAACTAAAATGATGACCAGTTATGTTATTGGTGTTGAACTTAAAAAAGGCAATATCTCTGTTGATGACATGGTGACTATTAGTGAAAAAGCTTGGGCCAAAAACTTCCCGGGTTCATCATTAATGTTTATTGAGGTCGGTACTCAGGTTTCTGTCGCCGATTTAAACCGAGGCATTATTATTCAATCAGGTAATGATGCTTGTGTTGCTATGGCCGAACATATCGCCGGCAGTGAAGAAGCTTTTGTTGACTTAATGAATGCCCATGCTCAGCGCTTAGGTATGCATAACAGCCGCTTTGGTAATAGTCATGGTTTACCAACAGCCGAGCACTATACTACGCCCCGTGATATGGCTATTTTGGCAGCAGCCTTAATACGTGATGTGCCTGAAGAATATGCAATTTATGCTGAAAAAGAATTTACCTATAATAATATTAAACAATACAACCGTAACTCTTTATTATGGGATCGTAGTCTAGAAGTTGATGGTATTAAAACCGGCCATACTAATGAAGCGGGTTATAGCTTAATAACATCAGCTACCCGTGATGGTATGCGCTTAGTATCCGTTGTTATGGGCACAGCGAATGAGCGTAGTCGTCAGACTGAAAATAAAAAGCTTTTAACCTATGGTTTTCGTTTTTTTGAAACAATTACAGCTTACCCGGCTGGCGAAGTATTTTCTGAGCAACGTATATGGCAAGGAGATAAAGAGCATATCCAACTAGGCATTTTAAATCCGGTGCAACTTACATTACCTCGTGGCCAACGTAAAAACCTAAAAGCTGATCTTGCCTTGAATCAGGAACTGTTGGCCCCCATTACTAAAGGCCAACAAGTTGGTACTATTTATTTAAAACTTAATAATGAAGACGTAGCAACTTATCCATTAGTGGCATTAGAAGATGTTGCTAAAGGCGGCTTTTTTAGTCGGATGATTGATTATATCAAAATGAAGTTTAATTAATCGGCATAGCTGCTAACGAGTAGTTTGTCATAAATTTAAAGATCCCGGCTAATGCCGGGTTCTTTGTTATAATTAATCTTTAAAGCGGCAAGGTTTAGCTTACATTTAAGCGTAGAGAAGATAAAATGAGCAAAATAGTTAAAGATACAAAATTTGATCAATACCTAGATTTTCCCTGTAATTTTAGCTTTAAAGTACTAGGCTTAGCAGACGAACGTTTAGTTGATCAAGTTATGGCAGTGATTAGACAACATACACATGCTTGCGATTATAGCCCTACGGTAAAACCAAGCGCGAAAGGCAATTATCACTCCGTTGCAGTTAATGTTACTGTTACCAGTAAAGACCACATTGAGTTACTGTATACCGAACTTGGCAAAATTGAGCTAGTTCGTTACGTTTTATAGACAGCTTAATGCTTACTGCAGTTCGTATTCAAGCCATAAGGCTGTATAATGTTGCCAGTTTTCATTTAACAGGTAAGGCTTGTGCATAGCAACAGCGTCAGCAATGAGTTAGTTATCAGAGATCTAGGCGTAAAATGCTATACTGATGTATGGCATGCCATGCAGGAATTTACTAATCAACGCGATGCCTCTGTACTCGATCAACTCTGGTTATTAGAGCATCAACCAGTTTTTACCCAAGGCCAAGCTGGAAAAGCTGAGCATTTACTCTTTCCCGGAGATATACCGGTAGTTAAAGTCGATAGAGGCGGTCAAGTCACTTATCATGGCCCTGGTCAATTGGTCGTCTACGTATTATTAGATTTAAAGCGACGTAATCTTGGTGTAAGGCAACTGGTCACACTAATAGAACAAGTATTAGTAGAATTACTGCAAAGCTATAATATAAATGCTTATGCAAAAGCAGATGCACCGGGTGTTTACGTTAATGAAGCTAAAATAGCTTCATTAGGCCTTAGAGTCCGTAAAGGTTGCACCTTTCACGGTTTAGCACTGAACGTTAATATGGATTTATCACCCTTTGCTCGCATTAACCCTTGTGGTTATGCTGGTTTGCAAATGGTGCAATGTAAAGATTTAAACGGCCCCCAAACCGTTGCAGAAGCTAAACAACGAATAGTGCAGTGTTTTGAGCAACAACTGCAGGTAACTAAGCTGCACCACACAACAGGGTTGAATTGGCAAAATGACTAAAACAGCACGCATGGAACCAGGCGTTAAATTACGTGACGCCGAAAAAATGGCCTTAATCCCAATTAAGGTATTGCCTACTGAGCCAGAAGAAATGCTGCGCAAACCAGCATGGTTAAAAATCAAGCTGCCAAAAAGCTCAGAGCGTATCGATCAAATAAAAGGGGCTATACGCAAACATGGATTACATTCTGTTTGCGAAGAAGCATCCTGCCCTAATTTAACCGAATGCTTTAACCACGGCACTGCCACTTTTATGATTTTAGGCGCCATTTGTACCCGCCGTTGTCCATTTTGTGATGTTGCTCATGGTCGTCCATTACCGCCAAGTGCAGAAGAACCAGAAAAGTTAGCTTTAACTATTCGTGATATGGCACTTAAATATGTAGTTATTACTTCGGTCGATCGCGATGATTTACGTGACGGTGGAGCTAAGCACTTTGCTGACTGTATAGCGGCTATTCGTAAATACAATCCAGACATTAAAATTGAAGTTTTAGTCCCCGACTTCCGTGGTCGTATGGATGCAGCACTAGATATTTTAGTGCAGACTCCACCAGATGTGTTTAACCACAATTTAGAAACAGCACCCCGCTTATATAAATTAGCTCGTCCTGGTGCAGACTATAAGTGGTCTTTAACCTTATTACAGCGCTTTAAAGCGGCTCACCCAAATATCGCCACAAAATCTGGTTTAATGGTTGGTTTAGGTGAGACTACAGAAGAGCTAATAGAAGTATTAAAAGACTTACGGGCACATGATGTTGACATGCTAACTATTGGTCAATATTTGCAGCCTAGTAAACACCACTTACCTGTAAAACGTTATATGCCGCCTGCAGAGTTTGACGATATTAAACGTATTGCATACCAACTAGGCTTTAAGCATGTTGCCAGTGGACCTTTTGTCCGCTCAAGCTATCATGCAGATCGCCAAGCAGCAGGTGAAGAAGTTGGCAGTTTCACCACGCCTTAAATAATAGGCGCTATGCTATTAATAAAGAATTTGGGTGGCACAATGAAAAAACGACAGTTTAGTAGAGTGACCTTCCATGGCATTGCCTATCTTGATATGGCGAGTTTTAGCTGTGTTACCCAAGTGCTTAATTTATCGCTCAAAGGCGCTTTAGTTAAAAAGCCATCTGACTGGCCAGCTGCTTTTCTGCATAAAATGCAATTACGGCTGGTTTTGACAGACTACCCTATTGAACTGTCCATGCGAGTGAGTCTAGCCCACCAAAGTGACACTGTATTAGGCTTGCATTGTGAAGCCATCGATATTGAGAGTGCCGCTCACTTTAGGCGATTATTGCAATTAAATCTGGGTGATGCTGATTTAATTGATCTTGAGTTATGGCAGTTACTCGAGCAACAACCTACAAACCTATAAAGACAAAGCTTGCTGGGCATCTGGATAACCTTGCGCAGATGCTTGCTGCATAAATTGCTGCCATAAAGGCCAATCCTGCTGCTGTCTAGCAAGAAAGGCAAAATAGTATTGCACAGGCATAATATGCTCAGGTTGTTGCAGTACCTTTGCCGCTAGCTGCCAATATATAGCCGGCATTTTTGCTTCATAAAAACGCATTGGGTTAATATCTACTACTACCCTAAAAGCTTGTTTACCCACAGCCTTACAAGTATCTACCGGTGTTAAACTAATATCGCTACGCTTAAGCTGCCAATGTTGTAAATACTGTTCAATATTAGTTGCTAACACTATATTAGGATGCAGCTTTTGATTTTGGCAAACCTGCTCTGCACTAGCAGTATTTAAAGAGTACTCGTCAATAAAACCGAGTAAATGTAGAAACTCATGCTGCAATAAATCTAAAGTTGCATTATCAGGTAATTGGATAATGCCATTGTTATAACTGGCTTTACCGCGGCCAGCTATTACTAGCACTTGGCTAATATCTGCAGCTTGACTCACTATTTGTTGCAGAGGTTGATATTGACAACTAATACGTTGCTCAAGCTGTTCAGAACAACTAAGTGCCGTACTTTCCACATGAGCCAAAGCCGAAAAACAAACAGCTAATTGAGCCAACTCAGCATGCTCTAACCATTGTTGCCGTAATAGCTGCCAGCGCTGTACCCCTGCCAATTGACTAGCTAAAGGCTGAATAGTAACGGCACAGCCATTAGGGCTGCTATAAGCTGCTACCTTAGGCAAAGTATCACTTTCTGACCAAAAGCCTAACTCATGCTGTTGCTGCTGGCTGACAGCAGCTAATGTAAGCTGGTTAATTGCCACAGCTTGAGCTAGCCAATTAGCAGTGGCTAATTTACCCTCTAAACGTTGTTGTAATTGTAAAGCATGGCTTAAGGCTGCAGCATCACCTAGCTTCGCTGCTTGTTGCAGCCAATATAAAGCCGCAGCCAGCTCATTTGAGGCTATACGCTTAGCAGCTAAGGTGGCTGCAGCTCGCGCATCGGTCTGCGCTTGTTGCATTAATATATCATCACTAGTTTCTTTAATGCCTGCAGGCTGGCAACCTAGTAATAATGCCAAAACAAAAAAACCAGTAAACTGGCTTTTTTGTTTAATAAACTTAACAACTAAATTATAAATGAACATCTTGTTCAACGAGGGCTGCCTCGCCACGTAGCCGTGAGATTTCTAAACGTGCATAGCGATGTTCAACAAACTCAAATACATTGGTTGCCAACACTTTTTTATAATAATTTAAAGCTTGAGCATCACGTTGTTGGCTGTGATGCCATTTAGCAAGATAAAAATAGACTTCACATAACCGCTCTGCTAGCTCTTTTTCAGAATCTAAATTAACAATTACTGAGTTCAGTAAAGCTTGTTCAGTCATTTCTCCGCTGAAAAATGCCACTAAGTTTGCCGACCATTCAGCTTGATTTACAGCCAACGCATTTTGCTTTAAATGAATAAGGGCTTGCTCAGTAGAAACTTCAGATTCTGCTATATATAACCACAACATGCGGTAAGCATCAGAGGGCATAAGCTTTAAAAATGTTGAAAAGTCAGAGATGGCAAGTTCATTTAAACCATCATAATATAAGGCGATCCCCCGATTCAAGTACGCATACTGATGATCAGGCTCTAGCTCTAATACAGAGTCGAAGGCTTCATAGGCTTGGTTAAACTCACCCGCAACCGTATGGTGAATACCTATAAAATTATAAATATCGGCAAAGTCAGGTTTTAAACGCAGCGCTCGCATAAAATCTAAGCGCGCTAAAGATCTTAATCCAACGCTGTCATACATAATACCGCGGTCATAATACAACTGAGCAACTTGCACCTCTGTTAATTCAGCACGGTACAAAATTTCAGTTAACCTAGCTATTGCAAGCTCAGCACGACTAGAAACTAGAAGCGGTTCAGGTTCTAGCCAGCCTTGGTTGTTAGCACCATCTTGACTATGGCTATTCGCGCAGCCCGTTAGCAAGGTAGCCAGCAGCGCCAAAGGCGCAAGCTGGCTTATATAGCTATTAAGCTTTTTCTTCAGCATTTGCCGATTCTACAGCTGGTTTAGCATTAGCTTCTTTAATACTTAAGCGAACACGGCCTTGCTTATCTACTTCTAACACTTTAACCGCAACCTTCTGGCCAACAGTTAAATGCTCAGAGACGTTATTAACACGCTCTTCAGAAATTTGTGAGATATGCACTAAGCCATCTTTACCTGGCAGTACGTTAACAAAGGCACCAAAGTCAACAATACGGACAACTTCACCTTCATAGATAGTACCCACTTCAATTTCTGCTGTTATAGCATTGATTTTATCAATAGCAATTTGCGCAGCTTTAGCGGTAGTAGCAGCAATTTTTATACTGCCGTCATCTTCAAGTTCAATTGTACAGCCTGACTCTTCAGTGATTTGACGAATAACAGCACCACCTTTACCGATAACCTCACGAATTTTTTCAGGGTTAATCTTCATAGTGTAAATGCGCGGCGCAAATTCTGACATTTCTTCACGGTGACCACTAATAGCTTGGTCCATTACGTTAAGAATATGCAAACGTGCAGCTTTAGCTTGTTTTAAAGCAATTTGCATAATTTCTTGGGTAATACCGTCAATCTTAATGTCCATTTGTAAGGCAGTAATACCTTCAGTGGTACCCGCTACTTTAAAGTCCATATCGCCTAAGTGATCTTCATCACCTAAAATATCAGACAAGACAACAAAATCATCGCCTTCTTTCACTAAGCCCATAGCGATACCCGCTACTGACGCTTTGATTGGTACACCGGCATCCATTAAGGCTAATGACGAACCACAAACTGATGCCATAGAGCTAGAGCCATTTGATTCGGTAATTTCTGACACTATACGAATAGTGTATGGGAAATCATTAAAATCAGGCATTACTGCTTGCATACCGCGCTTAGCTAAACGACCGTGACCAATTTCACGACGCTTAGGCGAACCAATCATACCGGTTTCACCTACGCTGTACGGAGGGAAGTTATAATGCAGCATAAAGGTATCGGTTTTAGCACTTAATAAATCATCTACCGTTTGCGCATCACGTGCTGTACCTAAAGTTGCTGTAACTAAGGCTTGTGTTTCGCCACGGGTAAATAATGAAGAACCATGAGTACGCGGCAATACACCTGTCATTACACTTAAACCACGAACCATTTCCGGATCACGGCCATCGATACGTGGCTCACCTTTAGTGATGCGGCTACGCACAACTTGGCTTTCTAAGGCATGGAAGATGTCCGACACTTCTTGGCTATCTAAGCTTTCTTCTTCTGTTAACTCTGCTGTTAACTTTTCCATTAATGCAGTTTTAATTTCAGCAATACGCTCAT
This window harbors:
- the nlpI gene encoding lipoprotein NlpI — translated: MLKKKLNSYISQLAPLALLATLLTGCANSHSQDGANNQGWLEPEPLLVSSRAELAIARLTEILYRAELTEVQVAQLYYDRGIMYDSVGLRSLARLDFMRALRLKPDFADIYNFIGIHHTVAGEFNQAYEAFDSVLELEPDHQYAYLNRGIALYYDGLNELAISDFSTFLKLMPSDAYRMLWLYIAESEVSTEQALIHLKQNALAVNQAEWSANLVAFFSGEMTEQALLNSVIVNLDSEKELAERLCEVYFYLAKWHHSQQRDAQALNYYKKVLATNVFEFVEHRYARLEISRLRGEAALVEQDVHL
- the lipB gene encoding lipoyl(octanoyl) transferase LipB — encoded protein: MQEFTNQRDASVLDQLWLLEHQPVFTQGQAGKAEHLLFPGDIPVVKVDRGGQVTYHGPGQLVVYVLLDLKRRNLGVRQLVTLIEQVLVELLQSYNINAYAKADAPGVYVNEAKIASLGLRVRKGCTFHGLALNVNMDLSPFARINPCGYAGLQMVQCKDLNGPQTVAEAKQRIVQCFEQQLQVTKLHHTTGLNWQND
- a CDS encoding septal ring lytic transglycosylase RlpA family protein, which gives rise to MNRFICLLILGLITACSSQPTPSDQTSPNAGRYQQDTDSIPQRLPTYLEMTDPSPKTERLSRGGNKPYQLFGQHYTPLINALEHEEVGIASWYGNKFHGHLTSNGETYNMFAMTAAHKTLPLPSYVRVTNLDNMKSAIVRVNDRGPFHRNRIIDLSYSAAHKLDMLKQGTARVQLELLQSPAMLAAAYPAEQCFIQVFASGDNKKLTTLQQQLKQQQLPSEIRSAAGIYRLLVGPTTDKQQAQQWLQYLRRNEYPSAYFSDSHLCS
- the lipA gene encoding lipoyl synthase encodes the protein MTKTARMEPGVKLRDAEKMALIPIKVLPTEPEEMLRKPAWLKIKLPKSSERIDQIKGAIRKHGLHSVCEEASCPNLTECFNHGTATFMILGAICTRRCPFCDVAHGRPLPPSAEEPEKLALTIRDMALKYVVITSVDRDDLRDGGAKHFADCIAAIRKYNPDIKIEVLVPDFRGRMDAALDILVQTPPDVFNHNLETAPRLYKLARPGADYKWSLTLLQRFKAAHPNIATKSGLMVGLGETTEELIEVLKDLRAHDVDMLTIGQYLQPSKHHLPVKRYMPPAEFDDIKRIAYQLGFKHVASGPFVRSSYHADRQAAGEEVGSFTTP
- a CDS encoding PilZ domain-containing protein → MKKRQFSRVTFHGIAYLDMASFSCVTQVLNLSLKGALVKKPSDWPAAFLHKMQLRLVLTDYPIELSMRVSLAHQSDTVLGLHCEAIDIESAAHFRRLLQLNLGDADLIDLELWQLLEQQPTNL
- the pnp gene encoding polyribonucleotide nucleotidyltransferase, with the translated sequence MTPIVKSFPFGQHTFTLETGVIARQADAAVLASLGDTSVLVTVVGKKEPKPGQNFFPLTVNYQEKMYAAGRIPGGFFKREGRPSEGETLTARLIDRPLRPLFPEGFINEVQIVATVVSVQPEIQPDIVALIGASAALAISGLPFAGPVGAARVGYINDQYVINPSEDELKESKLDLVVAGTAGAVLMVESEANVLSEDVMLGAVVYGHEQMQVAINSIKELAADAAKPAWDWQAPAKNEPLIAKIAELASADIGDAYRITEKAKRYERIAEIKTALMEKLTAELTEEESLDSQEVSDIFHALESQVVRSRITKGEPRIDGRDPEMVRGLSVMTGVLPRTHGSSLFTRGETQALVTATLGTARDAQTVDDLLSAKTDTFMLHYNFPPYSVGETGMIGSPKRREIGHGRLAKRGMQAVMPDFNDFPYTIRIVSEITESNGSSSMASVCGSSLALMDAGVPIKASVAGIAMGLVKEGDDFVVLSDILGDEDHLGDMDFKVAGTTEGITALQMDIKIDGITQEIMQIALKQAKAARLHILNVMDQAISGHREEMSEFAPRIYTMKINPEKIREVIGKGGAVIRQITEESGCTIELEDDGSIKIAATTAKAAQIAIDKINAITAEIEVGTIYEGEVVRIVDFGAFVNVLPGKDGLVHISQISEERVNNVSEHLTVGQKVAVKVLEVDKQGRVRLSIKEANAKPAVESANAEEKA
- the rodA gene encoding rod shape-determining protein RodA codes for the protein MTEHFRHAAKPTLASRFHIDLPLLFGLCVLMGYGLVVLYSASGQEFSMIKAQVIRLTVALITMIIFAQIKPQTLMRWSFPVFLFGLCLLVAVLLFGHVGKGAQRWLDLGFMKFQPSELMKLAVPMAVAWFIASHSLPAKLRHLAGGFLMCLIPTLLIAKQPDLGTSILIATAGVFVLFLAGMSWRLIALVSFAIAAFAPVLWLFLMRDYQRQRVLTFLNPESDPLGSGYHIIQSKIAIGSGGLEGKGWLHGTQSQLEFLPERHTDFIFSVLSEEFGLIGVLLLLCIYLFIIARCMIIASRAQDSYGKLVAGSFTLTFFVYVFVNIGMVSGLLPVVGVPLPLVSYGGTSMVTLLAAFGIIMSVGTHRRMLATL
- a CDS encoding serine hydrolase; amino-acid sequence: MNSYHHLFTAAAISMATISVSLPVLAQSITPQAPEVAAKGHILIDFDTQKVLSESNADASLAPASLTKMMTSYVIGVELKKGNISVDDMVTISEKAWAKNFPGSSLMFIEVGTQVSVADLNRGIIIQSGNDACVAMAEHIAGSEEAFVDLMNAHAQRLGMHNSRFGNSHGLPTAEHYTTPRDMAILAAALIRDVPEEYAIYAEKEFTYNNIKQYNRNSLLWDRSLEVDGIKTGHTNEAGYSLITSATRDGMRLVSVVMGTANERSRQTENKKLLTYGFRFFETITAYPAGEVFSEQRIWQGDKEHIQLGILNPVQLTLPRGQRKNLKADLALNQELLAPITKGQQVGTIYLKLNNEDVATYPLVALEDVAKGGFFSRMIDYIKMKFN
- the ybeD gene encoding DUF493 family protein YbeD: MSKIVKDTKFDQYLDFPCNFSFKVLGLADERLVDQVMAVIRQHTHACDYSPTVKPSAKGNYHSVAVNVTVTSKDHIELLYTELGKIELVRYVL